One genomic segment of Kordiimonas sp. SCSIO 12603 includes these proteins:
- the parC gene encoding DNA topoisomerase IV subunit A: MSSEPNFSENIVEAPFSDALSERYLAYALSTIMSRSLPDVRDGLKPVHRRLLYAMRLLKLDPKTGYKKCARVVGDVIGKYHPHGDQSVYDALVRLAQDFSVRFPLVDGQGNFGNIDGDNAAAMRYTEARLTEVAAKLMEGLEEDAVDFRPTYDGEDAEPVVFPGAFPNLLANGSTGIAVGMATNIPPHNVGELVDGMQRLIEARRNPAIEITTRDLLDSIQGPDFPTGGQVVEPRENIIAAYEQGKGSFRLRARWEKEELPRGLYQIVVTEIPYQVQKSKLIEKIADLISDKKLPILTDVRDESAEDIRIVLEPKNRTIDENMLMESLFKLTELEVRFSLNLNVIALDNRPRVLSLKETLDSFLEHQIEVLLRRNRFRLEKIERRLEILSGYLIAYLNLDEVIRIIRFEDDAKGGLMSTFKLTEVQAEAILNMRLRALHKLEEVEIRSEHAKLEEERAGILALIESSDLQWIAVGEKLTEVKEKFGQSTELGKRRSTFGEAPIAEAVPLEAMIEKEPITVVCSKRGWIRALKGHTKPEEVLKYKDGDEEQFRFHAYTTDKIFLFATNGKIYTIGGDKLPGGRGNGEPVRLMVDMDPNDEVVALIPYVPGAKIFVASSIGKGFVLEADQAVAMKKGGKQILNLPGDAVATHCFTVVGDSVAVIGDNRKLLVFGVDEIPTMNRGQGVALQRYKDGGMSDVMMFHREEGLTWPMGGSSDRWRTETELAPWTGKRGNAGRLPPMGFPRNNKFR, encoded by the coding sequence ATGAGTAGTGAACCTAATTTCAGTGAAAACATTGTAGAGGCACCGTTTAGCGATGCCTTGAGCGAGCGCTATCTAGCGTACGCACTCTCCACGATTATGTCTCGTTCATTGCCTGATGTGCGGGATGGCCTGAAACCAGTACACAGACGCTTGCTTTATGCGATGCGCCTTTTGAAGCTGGATCCAAAAACAGGCTACAAAAAATGTGCCCGTGTTGTTGGTGATGTTATCGGTAAATATCACCCGCATGGTGACCAATCTGTTTATGATGCCCTTGTGCGCTTGGCACAGGATTTCTCTGTTCGTTTCCCACTTGTGGACGGGCAGGGGAACTTCGGTAATATCGACGGCGATAACGCGGCGGCTATGCGTTATACAGAAGCCCGTCTCACCGAAGTTGCTGCCAAGCTTATGGAAGGGCTTGAGGAAGATGCGGTAGATTTTCGCCCGACATATGACGGTGAAGACGCAGAGCCTGTTGTTTTCCCTGGTGCATTCCCTAATCTTCTTGCGAATGGTTCCACTGGTATTGCGGTGGGTATGGCAACAAATATTCCGCCCCATAATGTTGGTGAGCTTGTGGATGGTATGCAGCGTCTTATTGAAGCGCGCCGTAATCCAGCCATTGAAATTACCACGCGCGATCTTTTGGATAGCATTCAAGGCCCAGATTTCCCAACGGGTGGGCAGGTTGTTGAGCCCCGCGAAAATATCATTGCAGCTTACGAGCAAGGCAAAGGTAGTTTCCGCCTGAGAGCACGCTGGGAAAAAGAAGAACTGCCACGCGGCCTTTACCAAATTGTTGTTACAGAGATTCCGTATCAGGTTCAAAAATCAAAATTGATTGAGAAAATAGCTGATCTGATTTCTGATAAGAAGCTACCAATCCTTACAGACGTTCGAGATGAATCTGCGGAAGATATTCGTATCGTTCTTGAGCCAAAGAACCGTACGATTGATGAAAATATGCTGATGGAAAGCCTCTTCAAGTTGACTGAGCTTGAGGTGCGTTTTTCTCTCAACTTGAATGTCATCGCACTGGATAACCGTCCGAGAGTGCTATCACTGAAGGAAACACTAGATAGTTTCCTTGAGCATCAGATTGAAGTTCTTCTGCGCCGTAACAGGTTCCGTCTTGAGAAGATTGAGCGCCGCCTTGAAATTCTTTCTGGTTATCTGATCGCCTATCTGAACCTAGATGAAGTGATCCGCATTATCCGTTTTGAGGATGATGCAAAAGGTGGCTTGATGAGCACCTTTAAGCTGACGGAAGTGCAGGCGGAAGCTATCCTTAACATGCGCTTGCGTGCACTTCACAAGCTTGAAGAAGTTGAAATCCGTTCTGAGCATGCGAAGCTTGAAGAAGAACGTGCTGGTATCTTGGCTCTTATTGAATCTTCAGATTTGCAGTGGATTGCTGTGGGTGAAAAGCTCACTGAGGTCAAAGAAAAATTTGGTCAGTCTACCGAGCTTGGTAAGCGGCGCTCTACATTTGGTGAAGCCCCAATTGCTGAGGCCGTACCACTTGAAGCCATGATTGAGAAAGAGCCGATTACGGTTGTTTGCTCGAAGCGTGGCTGGATCAGAGCACTTAAAGGCCATACGAAGCCAGAGGAAGTCTTGAAATATAAGGATGGGGATGAGGAGCAATTCCGTTTCCATGCTTATACCACAGATAAAATCTTCCTCTTCGCTACGAACGGTAAGATATACACCATCGGCGGTGATAAGCTGCCGGGCGGACGCGGTAACGGTGAACCTGTTCGCTTGATGGTGGATATGGACCCGAACGATGAAGTGGTTGCGCTTATTCCTTATGTGCCGGGTGCGAAGATATTTGTAGCTTCCTCTATTGGTAAAGGTTTTGTTCTGGAAGCAGACCAAGCCGTAGCCATGAAGAAGGGTGGTAAGCAAATCCTGAATTTGCCGGGTGATGCTGTTGCAACCCACTGTTTCACTGTAGTGGGTGATAGTGTTGCCGTAATTGGCGATAACCGTAAGCTTCTGGTATTTGGCGTGGATGAAATTCCAACCATGAACCGCGGGCAGGGTGTTGCTCTCCAGCGCTATAAAGATGGCGGTATGTCTGATGTGATGATGTTCCACCGTGAAGAAGGCCTTACATGGCCCATGGGTGGTAGCAGTGATCGCTGGCGTACGGAAACAGAGCTTGCTCCTTGGACAGGTAAGCGAGGCAACGCAGGTAGGCTTCCACCGATGGGTTTCCCGAGGAACAATAAGTTCAGATAA
- a CDS encoding VOC family protein: protein MIGYTTVGANDLDKSAAFYDSVLAELGAKRTMEFDGFIVWGSGDPTGSPGFSITKPFDGNAASVGNGVMIALLAKDQDQVAAVYNKAIAKGGKCEGEPGFRGDPSMGFYAAYFRDLDGNKLNAFCMAPQG, encoded by the coding sequence ATGATTGGCTATACGACAGTAGGTGCAAACGATCTCGATAAGAGTGCCGCTTTTTACGATTCAGTTCTTGCTGAGCTAGGTGCAAAACGCACGATGGAATTTGATGGTTTCATCGTGTGGGGTTCTGGTGACCCAACTGGTTCACCTGGTTTTTCCATTACAAAACCGTTTGACGGTAACGCCGCAAGTGTCGGCAACGGCGTGATGATTGCTCTTCTTGCCAAGGATCAGGATCAAGTTGCCGCTGTTTACAATAAAGCCATCGCTAAAGGCGGTAAATGTGAAGGCGAGCCAGGCTTCCGCGGAGATCCATCCATGGGCTTCTATGCAGCATATTTCCGTGATCTGGACGGCAACAAGCTAAATGCATTCTGCATGGCTCCTCAGGGCTAA